From Anaerolineales bacterium:
CAGACAATCGCAGAACAGACAGGTCGCTCGCGTGCCATCTGCGGACTCGATGTAAGGCATGCGCCAGGGGGCCCAGATGCGGTTCATCGGCGCTTTCCATTCTAGCAGAATGCGGCCAGGTTGGCATGGAACCTGCAGGTCGGCCTACAATGTGACCATGCTGAATGCCGCATCAGCCGAACGCCGGCTGCCGGCCCAAGGACTGGGCCTGCCGCTGGTCTTCCACCCTCGGCTGGACTCGACCAACAGCCTAGCCGCCGAACTCGCCACCGCTGGCGCCCCGCATGGCACTCTGGTGGTGGCCGAGGAGCAGACGGCCGGAAGAGGGCGGCATGGGCGAGGCTGGAGCACTCCGCCAGGCTCGGCGCTCGCCTTCAGCCTGATCTTGCGTCCGGCTTTGCCCGGCGGCGAGGCGCGCAGCCGGCAGCTGGCGGCCTTCAACCTGGTCGGGGCCGTGGCTCTGGCCGAAGCGCTCGAGGACCTGGGCGCCCGCCCGGCGATCAAGTGGCCGAACGACGTACTGCTCTCTGACCGCAAGGTGGCCGGAGTTCTGATCGAGGTGAGCTGGGTGGACCAGGCGATCGACAGCCTTGTGCTAGGAGTCGGGCTGAACGTATACGCCGAGGCCGAGCCGCCCGAGGCGGAGGTCGACTACCCGGCGACCAGCGTCGAGGCGGCCATTGGTTTCCGGCCAAGCCGCGAGGACCTGCTGGTGCAGATCGTCGGGCGCATCGGCAGTCACTGCCAGAGGATTGACCCGCCGGCAATCATGGCGGAGGTCAACCAACGCCTCGCCTTCTGCGGGCGGAGGGTCTCCGTCCGGAGCGGTGTGAAGACATGGCAAGGAGTGCTGCTGGCGATCGGCGAGGGTGGC
This genomic window contains:
- a CDS encoding biotin--[acetyl-CoA-carboxylase] ligase translates to MLNAASAERRLPAQGLGLPLVFHPRLDSTNSLAAELATAGAPHGTLVVAEEQTAGRGRHGRGWSTPPGSALAFSLILRPALPGGEARSRQLAAFNLVGAVALAEALEDLGARPAIKWPNDVLLSDRKVAGVLIEVSWVDQAIDSLVLGVGLNVYAEAEPPEAEVDYPATSVEAAIGFRPSREDLLVQIVGRIGSHCQRIDPPAIMAEVNQRLAFCGRRVSVRSGVKTWQGVLLAIGEGGEIILDVPGEGEVRIAGSDPHLRPLDVHTG